Genomic window (Capsicum annuum cultivar UCD-10X-F1 chromosome 10, UCD10Xv1.1, whole genome shotgun sequence):
catttggccacaaaatcatccACATCCTTATTCaaaccattccaccaatatatctccttgagatcatgatttTTTTTGTCAAACCGAGATAAATAATGTAGCGtgattcatgtgcctcagccaatacCCTTTCTCGCAAATCATCAATGTCAGGAACACATAGACACCCTTGGTatcgcaaggtaccatcaccatttATCTCAAATATCATTACCTTTTGcctacctacatcacccttggTTTTTATCAATACAGGATCTATtatttgtttctccttgatctctgcaccaagagacaaccaaaccacttcctgtaccaacaACCACCATttttagagtccaaaagatgaacaaccaaattagccaagcggtgaatatccttcaccaactcccgttTTTCCTTttccatatgagccaaactccccatggacaacctgctaagagcataagCAAtgacattagccttgcctggatggtagtgaaaactgatgtcatagtccttgagaagctcaagacaTCTCCTCTGCTTGAGGTTaagctccttttgagtgaacacatactgctgACTCTTATGATCCAGGAAAATGTCCACATGTACCCAATAAAAATTGTGTCGCCAAagtttcaatgcaaacaccatcgctaaaagctccaaatcatgagttggataatttctccCATGCATCTTtaatttcctagaagcataggcaatcacattaccatgctgcatcataacacaactaagtcccactcgggatgcatcataatCAACCACAAACCCCCTCATTGCCTTCAAGAAAAGTCAACAGGATctgaagtcagcttatccttcaacttctcgaaactatCCTCGCAAGTATCCGGCcataagaattttaccttcttctaagttaacttagtcaatggggtagatatcataaaaaaactcttcacaaacctcTTATAGTACCCGACCAAATTGAAGAAGCTAcgaatgtcagttagagtcataggtctatgccacttcttaaccaccccacttttatggatccaccatgatcccctcagtTGAAATAATATGACTCATAAAAGTGATAATGTTCGACCAGAATTTATATTTTGAGAagttggcatacaactgctgctctttcaagATCTGCAATACCAaacgaaggtgattggcatgatacACCTCACTCATAGAATATACCAGGATGTTATCTATGAACACAGTGACAAATAGATCTAAAAACTtatggaataccctattcatcaaatccatgaattccATTGGGACATtgatcaacccaaatgacataaccagatactcaaagtgcccataccaagtatgaaaaacCATCCAAGGAATAGCTATTTcgctaatcttaagctgatgatacccagaatgaatatgtatatttgaaaataatttggtaccctgcaactgatcaaataagtcatctattcttgAAAAAAGATACTTGGtcttaattgttaccttatttaactacctATAGTTAATACACATCAGAatggaaccatccttattatgcacgaataaaactagTGCACCTTACAGgaaaacactaggatggataaaatccttatccaaaagatccttaagttgctctttgaATTCCTTCAACTTAGCCGGAGCTATTCTACAAGGAGGAATAGATcttggacgagtgtccagaaccaaatcaatcccaaactcaatctctctatccagaggaacaccaggaagatcatcaagaaagacCTCAGAAACTTATTCACCACCGAAAttgaatgtaaagaaggaccttccgagttagaatctttaaccccgataaaataatagagacacactttagagattaatctccgaaTGATGGTTTtcccatgtgttttacttataGTTTGcaaggtggtcaattgaggctcatatgggtgattttttttcatctttttctcagTCTAAGGCAAGTTACTCCTTTCTCAATTTTAGTTCCAACTagaggcatgttttatgaattgttttcatggcataattgttatatggttttaggttttcaaaaatatgttgtttggttataatggttggtaaCGGTTTTTCCATGTGTTTTACTTATAGTTTGCAAATTATAATGATGGTTTAAACAcatggttgcatgggaatggttaattggttattggttttgtctttggaaacactatgccttcaacatgttttgataaaatgcctatgaaaatgcttttactatattattggactttaaTGGAGATTTTGCATGGTACAACTTGgtaataaaaccctaaatggtataaatggttttaatagtttggaatggttaaatagtaaggtcttagtggtcatggttatggttaaatgaacatccttgtggggtataagggaatcccccaagcaaacataatactgaacatacttgtggggtatatagGAATCCCTTAAGCTAACTttataatataatctatgggtacatgggaatcccttcttcttaaaaggttggctaaggacattgcttgcaagctatagtcggtataacgataccactacttatagccttggttaataataaatggaatggtggtttagttttttggtaatggttttaattgggtaataatggtggggtgtgatagctaacagtgaaggtatgagtccaatagaaggacactggaaactcatgtttgccaatatgaggattggtcatgacgaccatatatgatacttacagggtacacgggaatcccctaagtacacttgtacatatgtatcatggaaaaCAAAAGGCACTCAGGAATCCCTACTCTTATGATATCTTCGAtttatgtggctacacgcatcggAGCCCGTCTAggaggttacactggacccattaGCTAATGAGTGGTTCTAGAATGGTTAAGCTCTACatatctaggttaatgattttaaatgcatcTAAACCCTATTCTTTTTCCCATCATATAgttagtttacttggttttaaaggttggcattactttatccttatcttgagtattgtctagcgttcacccactaacccattttTGGGCGGCTGTTTCCCCACGTGATGCAAGAATCAaccattctactcttcctgctTAGCGATCAGATTTGAGATTAGCtgttggattgaaatggtgagcttccatactctagaaggctctatttcatatcatagatgtATTTTTATAGTTTGGTCATTTTacagacattggttttggctatggttaggggcatgtcccaatcagatattattttactttttgttagaggctttgtggaactactacgGGTTGGAATGGATGggtcggtattagtgtcagccttagtattaacattgatattggggttgataccattggactgaatttatgattgttccattctaTTCTCTTATGTATGGATATACTCttagttattgttttggtttcggtatggttattggttggatattggttgctgggacttgcttgggttggttaTGGTCATAGACCTATTCCAGAGTCTGGACTTGTAATAAGcgctattttattatatgttcaaaattaattcgactcagggtatgtgtttggaggttgggttgggtaacgggagtggtccccgatcctggttggacttgggatgcccattacgataagacCCCAGTTCGGGTTCTGttaatcagtacatatattagaatgatgattaatcattaattaaaataaaaacttaattagaattagacttactgctttctttggagggttgaaaagatcaagaaattttacttttttttcacttttgaccgacaaccatcttaggattcttggacatgaaacttcttcttggtagttcacttgttgtctgaGATGCGGAATGACTTCAAATGTTCAAGCCTATAAAATTAcgtcaataaataaaaattattatttaataaaaataaatgaatcataataaaagaaatatttacaatGAAAGCCCacgaaaagccatataagttgactgtctttggcattaatagagtcaataaatatttgacgaccattttaaagctttcataaccccaaggatagctgttaaatgcctcaagatccttagAGATCTTTATTAAACCatgtggtatgttgttgttaatgtctctcgcctaaagaatattatgtacgaATCAAACCAAGGACCATAATTGCTTGTGATTCTTTAAAAGCCTTTTATCTTTCAACTCTTCTATCAAATTTGTGTTTTTGAAGCTTAGGCCAACAAGGGACaacaagtcatcatcatcatcacttaaCTTACCTTTGTCTTTAGGGGGGGAGGGTTGGTGTTAGAATAGGTATAGGTTTAGAAGGAGCataatattttagtccaataactatgacaaactccttccaacaaaAACAAACTGGcctgccacagtaatttatccacacctcatccatcttatctttattttcatacataagcCTACGTTTGAGAAGACCAtacatgctcatttggaaatgagcattgttgtcctatGGCAAATCAAGAGATCGCCCAAAGTAGTTGTCCCTGAACTAAGCATCCAATCTTTGGTCTTGAAGTATTTTTCAAAAggtatcaaaagatttttccatgaccgACTTTACCAGAAGATCACCAGTTAAATCTGTGGTACCATCGCACTctattctcataggataactatcaatactgaaggttttgaccaactctttagtggaagggctattaacatttggattatctcttttgaaactTTCCTCTTCCTCGTGTTCATTTTCTTCTGCTTTTGATTGAGATATCGCTTGTACAACAAACTCATATAGTGgtagatgtagcctagctactttacttattcctttacttggacttgattcaattttttttctttttggagccatattatctaaaaataagagaaaaataaaaataattataattgattaatgcatcattaaacaataaaaataatttcaatactgttgtgatttcttccaacagatcacttatttGTCGAAACAAATGACTGATTTAtacaacagatcattcatctattgcaatagatgagcaATCTGCTGGAAGAAATCAAACTgtcaatattatttaaatctcttccaataaatgggtcatctgttttgaaaaaaatcaaagtcttggacatgtcatctgttggaataactGTTAGGATTTCGTCAAATATATGGTTcatctagtgcaacagatggttcatctgttgaaaaaaaaCAAACTAGTAGCAAAATTTATTCAATAGAACAACAGTAATATTGCCATTtatcaatacaccatttttaccaaaaccaacaacaacacacaaacaaacaacaaatcaacccagcacaCCAATACAACACACACACATACCCCAAGAACATCAATATtaaccaacaacaacaccaaacaaCTTGTTGTAcaaacataaataacaaaaaagtttgaaaacaacaacaaacaccAATAAATAAAATCAACAGTTGTTTGTTAAATTTATCACAATAAATGTCtccgaaaaaaattaaaattcaactcgtgctatttttacaataatgttcgacaacaagaactagagtaacaacaaaaatcatatttcactccgaaaagagaagagaagaaataccacaaattaggattttattgagtatccatttcaaatttaagcaacaaatatttaaattgttaattcatactagaagagaagttaactcaagtttctctttttattaataactaaaaaaccctaattttttacctgtgaaagtcGAAAATGGAcaatgaagaattcgaagctgttgtcgCTAGaaatgttgtcacgtcgattgcCGGTTAAAAATCGAAAAGGAACTCAAAACTTTTTATCGCCAGAGATTGAAGTTgccggggattgaagggagaaatttgcagaactgttggttgggagagctATTGGTTGAGAAAGAGACGAGAGAAACAATTGATTTCGAGAGGAGAGGAGTGTGAGTTGATTTgtataaatttagaaaatattaattaaatttagaattaacttaatcaagtttcttaattatgtttgacctttTAAATTGATCAATATTATCAATCCTTCGTTTAAGACTTAAAAACACCTTTCCtctgattttcttttcttaatccCTAGATTACTTTTGtttatcgaaaatagcctctttacttctttagaggtaatgatatggactgcatacactctacTCTCCCCAAATTTCACGTGAAAATATATTGAGTTGATTGTTATTGTTGTAATCCCTAAATTACTTTTCTTCCTACCAAATTACCCCTAACAGTTATACACTTGTCACACAAGAACCCGTCGTCGCCTCTGGTTTTAAACTGATTTTTCTCGCACgcaaaaataaattgaatcccCCCGTACTCCACCCCACCCCATCCCATGCGCATCCCCTTCTCCAGTATCCCAAGAACTCAAAAACTAATCCTCGCATTGCTCTCTCCGCTTTCTTTTCCGTAACACACATATTTTAACTTCCAACACATATCTACGACGAACACattctgtattttatttttagttttgtaaaAGGATACTAGATATTAGATTTAGGGGGAAAAAGTTCTTTTGCAAGAAAGACCAACccattttggaaatatttatcaaaccagaaaaagagaggaaatttttgttgaatttgcaGAGATAGGTTTGTTTTGTTGTGTAGATAAGAGAGaatttttggtgaatttttttgGTTAGTGTTTATAGTTAAATGCATCTGAAGAAATCTGAAGTGCAGATCGGAAAAGAAAGCAGTTGCATCTCTTCCGATTTCAATCCTACAGCaccccttctttcttcttcttcatctcttcaTCAGAAACATCCTCATAGTTTCTATTCCGGTCCGCAAAATCCCATTTCTTCATCAGCTGAATATCATCCTAATCATACAGCTATTcaaattttcttagaaaatgatattactaataatgactcaATTCCCACCACCCCTGCCACCAAAACTACTCCCCATAAAAGACCTCATTTGGGAAATAATCCTTCCAAATCTATCCTAAAATCACCAACTCTATCCAATTCTCTTCGCAAATACCCTTTTTCTTCTGTAAAGGCTCAACACCCATATACCAATTTCCATCTTTACCCTTGCCTTTGCCACCTTCGTCGAATTCTTCGTCTCCATATCCGACTTATACTTCTCCTTTCTCTTCCCTTCTTCTATTTCTTAGTTTCACATCCAACtaattctttctttttggattttctttctgCTTTTGCTTTTTCCGCAGCCCTTTTATTTTCATTGAATTTAGCACTTCCCAGGCTTCCTTCAATTCGGTTATTCTTGGCTAGGTCTTTGCCAATTAAGctttcatcatcaaaacaagtGTCTAGGAATACTTTGCCAGTATTCTGGTCAATAGGGTCACggataaaaaatgataaaagggtAAATTCAGGTTGTTATGTGCAGGCTTACAGTAATGGGGATGTGTATGAGGGGGAGTTTCACAAGGGGAAATGTAGTGGAAATGGAGTTTATTACTATTATATGAGTGGGAGGTTTGAAGGGGATTGGGTTGATGGGAAGTATGATGGATATGGGGTGGAAACATGGGCAAGGGGGAGCAGATACAGAGGCCAATACAGGCAAGGTCTTAGGCATGGATTTGGGGTTTATAGGTTCTTTACTGGTGATGTATATGCTGGGGAATGGTCTAACGGACAAAGTCACGGCTGTGGAGTTCATACTTGTGAGGATGGGAGCAAGTATGTAGGTGAATTCAAGTGGGGAGTTAAGCATGGCCTTGGACACTACCACTTCAGGTAATTTATAGTCATTGATATTTTGCTTTCATTTTCGTTGTGTTAGTTTTAATATCTTTTCATCAGCAAATTAAAGTTTTCTTGTGAAATCTAATGGCGCGCTTAATATGTTTGTTCCTATGGGTCTTAGCATAGCTTATGGATGATGACATTTTAACTAGTTGTTTGCCTATCGGAAAGATGGAGCATATTTGGAATGTGCAATCAGTTTAAACACCTTAGATATGGCCTACATCATGTCAAGCAATAAATTGTTTTTTATTGCTGTTTTGTTGATCATATCTTATGTAAAATAAAGTATATGACCTTCTTGAAATGGTTATTATCATAGTTAGAGGATGGTGAGAATATTCGTTGAGCATGTTGTGTTATGTCTTGAGGGAAGGATAACTTTTATCCACTGGATATCACTGtataaatttttgtttcatcttaattcTTCTCTGAACTACTAATCAAATTTAAAAGGCGACCCTGTGTGCCAGGCTATAGGATAAGATACATCTTTTGTACTACATAATTGACCGGTTAGAAAGAGCTTCCGCAAGAACTGGATTACTCTTGTATATATGTAGAATGATGCGGTTTGTTAATAAAAAGCTGAAAAACAGTTGGGTGATCATATTAGTACAACGGAAAAAGAACAACCATATgtgtaacgacctgaaaatttgatgaaatatgtgaaatttgtgattttgtgtgatttgactattttacccctccccgttgttgaattatggtatttctagggtgtgggagtggttgacatgatttttgatgcattttggtatcatttatgcaatattgtgatttttgatggcttcgagagccttatttcggactaatgtggatatattttgaGCCGTGCGACGAATGACCGAACGGACTGCAccagcagctccagaatatcgattttaggctaggtagaccttgggTTCGGGTcctaatgcacccgagctcatttcgacctattggtcggaaagttgaaaaattggaaagttgggtgtaggacccacttttggtcgaaacgacctcgtatggaaaatccgacttcgccaACAAATTCGGAATTtcgattttagtgtgttagcatatttggtatgattttacggcttttaaatctcatttcgaccctcggtttggaaaattgtgatttcggatttcaggggtcaattttgtgaaaacaatttttt
Coding sequences:
- the LOC124887966 gene encoding uncharacterized protein LOC124887966 isoform X1 produces the protein MHLKKSEVQIGKESSCISSDFNPTAPLLSSSSSLHQKHPHSFYSGPQNPISSSAEYHPNHTAIQIFLENDITNNDSIPTTPATKTTPHKRPHLGNNPSKSILKSPTLSNSLRKYPFSSVKAQHPYTNFHLYPCLCHLRRILRLHIRLILLLSLPFFYFLVSHPTNSFFLDFLSAFAFSAALLFSLNLALPRLPSIRLFLARSLPIKLSSSKQVSRNTLPVFWSIGSRIKNDKRVNSGCYVQAYSNGDVYEGEFHKGKCSGNGVYYYYMSGRFEGDWVDGKYDGYGVETWARGSRYRGQYRQGLRHGFGVYRFFTGDVYAGEWSNGQSHGCGVHTCEDGSKYVGEFKWGVKHGLGHYHFRS
- the LOC124887966 gene encoding uncharacterized protein LOC124887966 isoform X3; this encodes MHLKKSEVQIGKESSCISSDFNPTAPLLSSSSSLHQKHPHSFYSGPQNPISSSAEYHPNHTAIQIFLENDITNNDSIPTTPATKTTPHKRPHLGNNPSKSILKSPTLSNSLRKYPFSSVKAQHPYTNFHLYPCLCHLRRILRLHIRLILLLSLPFFYFLVSHPTNSFFLDFLSAFAFSAALLFSLNLALPRLPSIRLFLARSLPIKLSSSKQVSRNTLPVFWSIGSRIKNDKRVNSGCYVQAYSNGDVYEGEFHKGKCSGNGVYYYYMSGRFEGDWVDGKYDGYGVETWARGSRYRGQYRQGLRHGFGVYRFFTGDVYAGEWSNGQSHGCGVHTCEDGSKYVGEFKWGVKHGLGHYHFR